One Candidatus Nezhaarchaeales archaeon genomic window, AGCCTTAGGGTTAACCGCCGCATTAGCTTACGCCTTCTACACCGTGTTCGGGAAGTTCCTCCTCGAAAAACGAAGGTTAAACGTTGAATCGCTTACCCTATACTCCATCGTATACGCCGGGTTAAGCAACCGTCAATACCTTTAATTAGAACGCGCTATTAATGGCGCCCCGGCCGGGATTTGAACCCGGGTCAACGGCTCGACAGGCCGCTATACTCAACCGGGCTATACTACCGGGGCCTGCCTTAAAAGTAGGTCAGGGGCAATATAAAATTTTAATAAAATCTTGAATGTATCCATAGAGATTGGGGTAGAATTACGTAAACCTTTTTAATGTTCAAGCATTCATTCCGTAGTTATCACACGGTTGAGGAGCTACTGATGGGCATTAAAGCCTATAAGTTCCCAAAAGTCATTTTTCACGTAAAAAGCGGGGGTACCCAAGCCAGTCGTCTAGATGGGCTAAGTTTAAGGGGGCGGTTGATTCTAGATCGGACAGCTTAAACTCAAGAACACATGGGGTATCCGCTGGCGTAGGCCTCCGTGGGTTCAAATCCCACCCCCCGCACCAAAAATAGAGCCTTATACGGGCTTATTTTGGTTAATAAAACAAACCACATTAAAAAAGATAATGGTTTTCCGTTATAGGTTAATTACTCTCAAAGCCTTTTACATACTGCTATCAATTCTATTTAAGCTCTGTCTTTTTCACCAGTATTTAATGACTTTCGCGTTTGCCTCACTAAACCTATTGGTTACAACCGTCCAGTCGATGGCTTTGAAAAATGCCTCTATATAGTCTGCCCGCCTCAGTCCATAATCAATCATGTACGCGTGTTCAAAGACGTCCATGACCAGAATGGGATTTGCTCCAGAAAGATGACCTACATCGTGCTCATTTATCCAAGAATTAAAGAGCCGCCCAGCTACTGGATCATAATATAGAATTACCCATCCAATGCCACGCATTGTTCCAACAGCCTTAAAGTCCTTCGCCCAGTTTTCGTACGTTCCGAAATCATCTAAAATTTTCTTAAAGAGTTTTGAATTTCTGTCAAGTTCAACGCCATTCTTCGTCATATTTCCGAAGTAGTATTCGTGAAGCCTCATACCGTTGAATTCCCATCCCCATCTACGCTTTAATTCTGCATACTCAGGTGTCCCTATCCTTCCTTCTTTTAGAAGGGATGCAAGCAAATCGGCTATTTTATTTGTGTTTGTAACATAGCCTTGATATAATGCAAAATGATTTTTTAGAAGTTGATCGCTAAACCCTTTCGTCCCTAGTAAACGCTCAAAGTTTAACGGCTCATAAACCATTTTACCCCCTCCCATTTTTAATCTAGTTTATCCCTTCTCATATTTGTTGTTTCCGCAGTTTTCCTTAGAATTTACTAAACTTCTCCTTTGATGCTCCACATAGTGGACATCTACTCGGCGCTTCGCCCTCTACCGTGTATCCGCATACGTCGCAGACGTAGATTGACCGAGTTTAACGTCTTTACCCTCATCAACTGCCTGTTTGGCTTTTCGATACATGTCTACATGCACTTTTTCTGCTTAAAGCGCCCAATCAGTCGTCCTCTGAGTTCCCTTTTCCTCTTGAAGTTTAGCTATAGCATTATACGCTGGATAGATTTCATTAACTTCATAGGTTTCACCATCTATGGCAACCCCGAAAAATTAAAATCTGGCTTTGTCAGGTCACATTATGACCCCCGGTAGCTCAGCCTGGTAGAGCTTCCGGCTGTAGGCTAAAGCCCCACGGGTTAGAGCGCAACGCGTACAATGAACCCGTGGCGGCCCACCAGGCATAAACCGGAGCGTCGGGTGTTCAAATCACCCCCGGGGGACTTATTTCACTGAAAACTTTAAAGCCTAGAAATGTTAATCCCCCCTAGCTTCTTCGTATCCAGCGTTTTCCCAGCGAATCGTATTCTAGTCTAACGCTGAATTTATCGTAAAACTTTACCGCATAATCAACTGGTTATGCGTTTCAACCTTTCAATCTTCGTATAAACGATAGCTAGGAAATGGTAAAAACAATAACCTTCTTTTCCAGAGGGGGCTCGACCTCAATGCCTTTCAGTCATCGCGTAAGCTCTTCTTAACTCTGAGCGTCTCATCGCCTACCTAATACCTCCTAAACCTCCTTTTATATCCATTTCGTAAGCATAGTTAAACTTCCCCTTCAAAAGAGGATGCTTTACGTAACGTAAAATCTTTATATTCCAACATTACGTTTTAAGCGGTGGTTGATGCCTAATGAGGATAATCCTTCTCGGTTGTCCAGGTAGCGGGAAGGGTACGCAAGCCGCTAAGCTTTCTAAGGAGCTTAACGTCCCACATATTTCGACCGGTGATATCCTTAGAGAAGCCGTAAAACTTGGAACCGAGCTTGGAAGGTTTGCAAAGTCCTATATGAATCGAGGCCTACTCGTACCTGACGACGTAATCGTTGGTATCATCAAGGAAAGGTTAAAGCAACCAGATACGAATAAGGGCTTCATACTCGACGGCTTCCCAAGGACATTAGCGCAAGCTGAAGCCCTTAACAGTCTATCAATACAGATAGACGCGGTCATTGATATCCAAGTTGATGATGAAGAAGTAATTAGGAGGCTTTCAAACAGAAGAACCTGTAAAAATTGCGGAGCGGTTTACCACTTAATATTTAACCCATCTAAAAAACCGGGTGTATGTGATAAATGCGGTGGCCCCCTATACCAAAGGGATGACGATAAAGAGGAAACCATTAGAAATAGGCTTAGCGTCTATAAGAGACAAACAAAGCCGCTTCTCAACTACTATCAAAGTAAAGGTTTACTAAAGAGGGTGAACGGCAACCTAACCATAGATGAGGTATACAATAACATAAAGAAGGCATTAGGCGTTTAAACCCCTATAAAGGGTTAAAGCCCTCTAAGCTCGGTCGAACGGCTTAATTACGTTACATGTAAATCAAAGCCCTCGCCCTCTTTCCAATATTGATCCTTTAACACCATTAAAGATTTCACTTTAAAAATTAAGCGGGCCCGGTGGGACTTGAACCCACGATCAACGGCTCCGGAGGCCGCCGTCCTATCCATACTAGACTACGGGCCCTATTCTTACTATTCGAGCTTTCATATATCAGTTTATCTTCTGATGGATCATAGAATAACCTTTTTCTCTGTAAATGAATCTTAAATATGATTAAAATCTATCTGGCTTAATTTTTAACGAACTTTAGAGCTTACACTTCATCTATCTGTTGCAAGTTACCTATGAGCCCGCTAAGCCTATACAAAGAAGGAGTTATGGTTATTAGTTGAGATAATTCTTCATTAGAGAGTAACCAAAGCCTTTTAAGCTTTGTAAACCTCAAACTTTTGTTATGTTTTCCGGTGCTTATTATGCTAAATGATGCAATACTGAAGGACCCGAACGCCCTTATGTTGCTTCGCTTTTTAGCGTTCTCTCAGCACGGGGAGATAAGAGAGGAGCGTACCGTTGATGTCAGGCTTCGCTACCCTGAGGTTGAAGAAACCTTAGCCTTAACCCCAGAAGCGGTTTTAAGTACTATCGAAAAGTTGGTTCATGCTGGGCTACTGGTAAAAAGGCCTTATAGTAACGAGCTTTGCTGTAGCCGTTGCGGCTCCATGAACATATACATGGAGCTTTTCTGTATTAAGTGCGGCTCCATGAACCTTGATAAAAACCTATTGATAAGACATTACGAATGCGGCTACATAGGTGCTGAGCATGAATTTAATAGGGGCGATAAGTACGTTTGCCCTAAGTGCTTAAAGCCCTTAAAACAGATAGGGGTTGACTATTGCAAGGAGGGCATAGCCTATGAATGCAGTGATTGCGGTGAAAAATTTTTAGAACCGATAGAGAAATGGTATTGCCAAGACTGTAAGTATACCTTTGAAACGAAAGAGGCTCTCCTTAAAAATCTATTTACATACAAACTCCCTAGCAGCGTTAAGGTTAAGGTATCTGCTATACTGTTTGATATGTCACCTCTCGTTGAGCGCTTTAAGCAAGCTGGCTTTAATGTTGAGGCCCCAGCAACTATTAGGGGAATTTCAGGGCTAACCCATTACCTTGACGTACTAGCGGTTAAAAAGTTAGATAAAGGCGTTAAAACGGTAGGCGTACGACTTATAACATCAGAGAGTGAGGTATCAATACATGACGTATATTCCTTTTACTCCGAGGCTCGTGATTCAAAACTAAGTGAAGCAGTAGTATTGGCGCTTCCAAAGGCTAGTAAGGAAGTTAGAGTGTTTACTGAAGCTTATGGGTTAAAGCTTATTGAAGTCAAGGATCAGAATGAGCTCATTAAGAAGCTCGATCAAGTATTAGAGCCTAAACACTTAAAGTGACTATGATGTAGCAATAAACTATACTAATGGTTAAGGCTAGGTTCAGACTTGGAAGGGACTTCGATCCATTCATTTAGGCTACTAAGAGAAATGATGAAGTAGTGATAGTGAGCTATGAAAACCACTCGTACGGTTTAGCTCCTTAGCCTCGTAGCCTCCCTGATTAAGAAGACGCGTAGCTCCTTAAGTA contains:
- a CDS encoding Fe-Mn family superoxide dismutase translates to MVYEPLNFERLLGTKGFSDQLLKNHFALYQGYVTNTNKIADLLASLLKEGRIGTPEYAELKRRWGWEFNGMRLHEYYFGNMTKNGVELDRNSKLFKKILDDFGTYENWAKDFKAVGTMRGIGWVILYYDPVAGRLFNSWINEHDVGHLSGANPILVMDVFEHAYMIDYGLRRADYIEAFFKAIDWTVVTNRFSEANAKVIKYW
- a CDS encoding adenylate kinase, which translates into the protein MRIILLGCPGSGKGTQAAKLSKELNVPHISTGDILREAVKLGTELGRFAKSYMNRGLLVPDDVIVGIIKERLKQPDTNKGFILDGFPRTLAQAEALNSLSIQIDAVIDIQVDDEEVIRRLSNRRTCKNCGAVYHLIFNPSKKPGVCDKCGGPLYQRDDDKEETIRNRLSVYKRQTKPLLNYYQSKGLLKRVNGNLTIDEVYNNIKKALGV